A DNA window from Flavisolibacter ginsenosidimutans contains the following coding sequences:
- a CDS encoding esterase family protein, translating into MERKITSWYSDRVNKEMPVAVYGHYGFVLLLVPTAAADFLEYERFGLIDSIRPFIDEGKLKVYSVNSINNDSWLNNQAHPKHKTWTHNQFNYYIYDEVIPFIKNTSGHDTPIIVSGASFGALHSMNLFLKRPDLLNGVMAMSGVYDLTEYTKGHYDDDVYFNSPQHYLPNLADHSILERMRRSQHIHIFSGSGPYEDPNASRSFASILYSKGINYELDIWGSEWPHDWNTWRTVYPHYLATRF; encoded by the coding sequence ATGGAAAGAAAGATAACATCGTGGTACAGCGATAGGGTAAACAAAGAAATGCCGGTGGCTGTGTACGGGCATTACGGCTTTGTGCTGTTACTTGTACCCACGGCCGCAGCCGACTTTCTGGAATACGAACGCTTTGGTTTGATTGACAGCATCCGGCCTTTTATTGACGAGGGAAAACTGAAAGTTTATTCGGTGAACAGCATCAACAACGACAGTTGGCTGAACAACCAGGCGCATCCCAAACACAAAACCTGGACGCACAATCAATTTAATTACTACATCTACGACGAAGTTATTCCGTTCATTAAAAACACATCGGGCCACGATACGCCCATCATTGTCAGCGGTGCTTCGTTTGGCGCTTTGCACAGCATGAATCTTTTTTTAAAGCGTCCCGATTTGCTCAACGGTGTAATGGCCATGAGCGGCGTGTACGACTTAACCGAATATACCAAGGGGCATTATGACGATGACGTTTACTTCAACAGCCCGCAACATTACCTGCCCAATCTTGCCGATCATTCTATTTTGGAACGGATGCGAAGGAGCCAGCACATTCACATCTTCAGCGGCAGCGGACCTTACGAAGATCCCAACGCAAGCCGAAGCTTTGCTTCGATTTTATACAGCAAAGGCATCAATTATGAGTTAGATATTTGGGGCAGCGAGTGGCCACACGACTGGAACACCTGGCGAACGGTTTATCCGCATTATTTGGCAACGCGATTTTGA
- a CDS encoding ATP-dependent Clp protease adaptor ClpS, translating into MKPFADSDVLELEDVEVKIASPYQLIVWNDDVNTFEWVIETLIEVCGHTYEQAEQCAYIIHFTGKYAVKNGAYEDLRPMCDAILERGINATVEVTV; encoded by the coding sequence ATGAAACCATTTGCCGATAGTGATGTTTTGGAACTGGAAGACGTGGAAGTGAAGATTGCTTCACCCTATCAACTCATTGTATGGAACGATGATGTAAACACGTTTGAATGGGTGATTGAAACACTAATAGAAGTGTGCGGCCATACCTACGAACAGGCAGAACAATGCGCTTACATCATTCATTTCACCGGCAAGTACGCCGTAAAAAACGGCGCATACGAAGACCTGCGGCCCATGTGCGATGCCATTCTTGAAAGAGGCATTAACGCAACGGTGGAAGTGACGGTCTAA
- a CDS encoding PAS domain-containing sensor histidine kinase has translation MKNQLTQIATKEKAAGDESARIILDNLPDTVVLVDKELNLVSFNHCAKERARQYLKKDIHAGMPLIELVPPARWPALPTIIKDVLSGKSRITESHSLSRYEGEKIYENSFSPARNKSGEIVGILIRSVDITQHKNAERAMQEAEERWQFAFEASNQAAWDWNMQTNEVIYSSSYKKLYGFLGDDLKNELSEWQNRIHPEDKGRIEKAVEEHAQSDNPYYETTYRIQLKNGDYKWIMARGKLLSKDEDGKPLRMIGTHTDLTQTMQTKAEIRKMNERFQYATKASSQALWEWDAQTGEAYVSPSFTEMFGWHVDENKHFDQWHQYIHPDDQKDTIETYYHTLRHTNESIWQATYRFLKADGSYVFVSDKAYILRNEKNEAIKVIGATQDVTALKKAEAELLKSNERYNIVLKATNDLVWEWDMTTGEVFRPKEGIKKVYGLEDNSLVKTVALWMERIHPDDVEVVSRVMQSVMEGEHMQTFEIEYRFRREDGQYNNILGRGILLKDKNGQPVRMIGSEQNISLRKRLERELLQNELEMKKRINQATVDSQEQERSEIGRELHDNINQVLTTTKLYLELAAANDEVAEELLKKSCVNIGNVIHEIRQLSRSLMDPTLGDLGIVDSINDLVENLNFTKKVRITLDIEEAIENTLDKNQKLTIFRILQESLNNVVKHAGANFVTVSIGHNNDNIYLQVKDDGIGFLPELVKKGAGLKNITNRVYLINGHFAIESTPGNGSTVKINFPIKKTL, from the coding sequence ATGAAAAACCAGCTCACTCAAATTGCAACAAAAGAAAAAGCTGCCGGTGACGAGTCGGCCCGCATTATTTTAGACAATTTGCCCGATACCGTTGTGTTGGTGGACAAGGAGTTAAACCTTGTTAGTTTTAACCACTGCGCAAAGGAACGTGCAAGGCAATATCTGAAAAAAGATATTCATGCCGGAATGCCCTTGATCGAGCTTGTTCCTCCTGCCCGCTGGCCGGCATTGCCCACAATTATAAAAGATGTGCTGAGCGGGAAGTCCCGCATTACGGAGAGCCATTCATTGAGCCGGTACGAAGGCGAAAAAATTTACGAAAACAGCTTTTCACCCGCCCGGAACAAATCCGGTGAAATCGTTGGAATCCTTATCCGATCGGTGGACATTACTCAGCACAAAAACGCGGAAAGGGCGATGCAGGAAGCCGAAGAACGATGGCAGTTTGCCTTTGAGGCAAGCAACCAGGCCGCCTGGGATTGGAACATGCAAACGAACGAGGTTATTTATTCGAGTTCGTATAAAAAACTTTATGGCTTTTTGGGCGATGACTTAAAAAATGAATTGTCTGAATGGCAAAACCGCATTCACCCTGAAGACAAGGGCCGCATTGAAAAAGCCGTTGAAGAACATGCGCAATCCGACAATCCGTATTACGAAACTACTTACCGCATTCAGTTGAAAAATGGCGATTACAAATGGATCATGGCGCGGGGCAAGTTGCTTAGCAAGGACGAGGACGGCAAGCCGCTGCGCATGATCGGCACGCATACCGATCTGACCCAAACCATGCAGACGAAGGCGGAAATCAGGAAAATGAACGAACGCTTTCAGTATGCGACCAAGGCCTCGTCGCAAGCTTTGTGGGAATGGGATGCGCAAACCGGAGAGGCTTACGTAAGCCCCAGTTTTACCGAGATGTTTGGCTGGCATGTGGACGAAAACAAGCATTTTGATCAATGGCACCAGTACATTCATCCGGACGATCAAAAAGACACGATAGAAACTTATTATCACACTCTTCGTCATACCAATGAAAGCATCTGGCAAGCGACTTATCGCTTTTTAAAAGCCGACGGCAGCTATGTTTTTGTAAGCGATAAGGCTTACATACTTCGCAACGAAAAAAACGAAGCGATCAAAGTCATTGGCGCTACACAAGACGTTACGGCGCTGAAAAAAGCCGAAGCCGAGCTCTTAAAGAGTAACGAACGATACAACATTGTATTAAAGGCTACCAACGACTTGGTGTGGGAATGGGATATGACAACCGGCGAAGTTTTCCGTCCCAAAGAAGGCATTAAAAAAGTGTACGGCTTGGAGGATAATTCCCTGGTGAAAACGGTGGCGTTGTGGATGGAAAGAATACATCCCGATGATGTGGAAGTGGTGAGCCGGGTTATGCAGTCGGTAATGGAAGGCGAGCACATGCAAACCTTCGAAATCGAATACCGCTTTCGCAGGGAAGACGGTCAGTACAACAACATCCTTGGCCGCGGTATTTTACTGAAGGACAAGAACGGCCAGCCGGTTCGCATGATCGGTTCGGAACAAAACATTTCCCTACGCAAACGGCTGGAACGGGAACTTTTGCAAAACGAACTGGAAATGAAAAAGCGTATTAACCAGGCAACGGTTGATTCGCAGGAGCAGGAGCGCAGCGAGATTGGCCGCGAACTGCACGATAACATTAACCAGGTGCTGACCACCACCAAGCTTTATTTGGAGCTGGCAGCGGCCAATGACGAGGTAGCAGAAGAGCTGCTGAAAAAATCCTGTGTCAACATCGGGAACGTCATTCACGAAATCCGGCAGCTCTCCCGCTCGTTAATGGATCCAACTCTTGGCGACCTCGGAATCGTTGACTCCATTAATGATCTCGTGGAAAATCTGAACTTCACCAAAAAAGTCCGCATTACCCTTGATATTGAGGAAGCCATCGAAAACACGCTGGACAAAAACCAAAAGCTCACTATTTTTCGCATTCTTCAGGAATCACTTAACAATGTTGTTAAACACGCAGGCGCTAACTTTGTTACCGTTAGCATCGGGCACAACAACGATAATATATACCTGCAAGTGAAAGACGACGGCATAGGCTTTTTACCTGAATTGGTAAAGAAAGGCGCCGGCCTGAAAAACATCACCAACCGTGTGTATTTGATCAACGGCCATTTTGCTATCGAAAGCACGCCTGGAAATGGCAGCACCGTTAAAATCAATTTTCCTATAAAAAAAACCTTGTAA
- the aat gene encoding leucyl/phenylalanyl-tRNA--protein transferase, which produces MPQICFDENRFAFPSVDISDEEGLVLIGGEVKPDRVIEAYKKGIFPWYSDDSLPLWWSPDPRFVLFPGELHVSRSMKKFIAKSEFVFQSDKAFEEVIDQCATIDRDGQGGTWITPKMKEVYTQLFRKGYAHSAEAWKGNKLVGGMYGLRIGDVFFGESMFSKESNGSKFAFINYVQQLKRDGVKLIDCQVYTEHIETLGARLIQREKYIALLQQFISL; this is translated from the coding sequence ATGCCGCAGATTTGCTTTGACGAAAACCGTTTCGCCTTTCCTTCTGTTGACATTTCTGATGAGGAAGGCCTGGTGTTGATTGGTGGCGAAGTAAAGCCGGACCGTGTGATTGAAGCGTATAAAAAAGGAATTTTTCCCTGGTACAGCGACGACAGTTTGCCGCTTTGGTGGAGTCCCGATCCACGCTTTGTTTTATTTCCTGGTGAACTCCATGTAAGCCGCAGCATGAAAAAGTTTATAGCCAAAAGCGAGTTTGTTTTTCAAAGCGACAAAGCTTTTGAAGAAGTCATTGATCAATGCGCAACAATTGACAGAGACGGCCAGGGTGGAACCTGGATAACGCCGAAAATGAAAGAAGTTTATACCCAGCTTTTTCGCAAAGGTTATGCGCACAGCGCAGAAGCCTGGAAAGGGAACAAATTGGTCGGCGGCATGTATGGTCTGCGCATCGGCGATGTGTTTTTTGGCGAAAGCATGTTTAGCAAAGAAAGCAACGGGTCAAAGTTTGCCTTCATCAATTACGTTCAGCAACTAAAACGCGACGGCGTGAAGTTGATTGACTGCCAGGTTTACACGGAACACATAGAAACGCTTGGCGCAAGATTGATTCAACGGGAAAAGTACATTGCCCTGCTTCAGCAATTTATTTCTCTCTAA
- a CDS encoding HAMP domain-containing protein translates to MSAKKKETNGALDAPVPTVFDGLEVPAEPSTILKKTNGKTKKRPVIESIEDELDGKALLRVLSEVRNGNFSVRMPNDRLGVNGKICDTLNDIISLNEILVQELAEARNIIGKQGKLNHRVEMPRMARGSWSNAAESINSLISDLVHPTIEIAHVISSVAKGNLSQEMPLQIGDHRLQGEFSRIATEVNDMVKQLNLFSMEVTRVAREVGSDGKLGGQAKVKGVAGVWKDLTDSVNLMAGNLTAQVRNIAEVTTAVAKGDLSKKITVDVEGEILELKNTINTMVDQLNSFSSEVTRVAREVGSEGKLGGQAEVPGVSGTWKDLTDSVNQMASNLTGQVRNIAEVTTAVARGDLSRKITVDVKGEILELKNTINTMVDQLNSFSAEVSRVAREVGSEGKLGGQATVKGVGGVWKDLTDNVNLLAGNLTVQLRDVSKVATAIANGDLTQKITVDVKGEILQIKDVINRMVDQLNSFASEVTRVALEVGTEGKLGGQAKVQGVGGTWKDLTDSVNNMAGNLTAQVRNIAEVTTAVANGDLSKKITVDVAGEILELKKTINTMVDQLNSFASEVTRVALEVGTEGKLGGQAKVQGVGGTWKDLTESVNQMGSNLTAQVRNIAEVTTAVARGDLSRKITVDVRGEILELKNTINTMVDQLNSFGSEVTRVAREVGSEGRLGGQADVPGVEGLWKDLTDSVNKMASNLTSQVRNIAEVTTAVANGDLSRKIEVDVKGEILELKNTINTMVDQLRAFASEVTRVAREVGTEGKLGGQANVPGVAGTWKDLTDSVNQMAGNLTAQVRNIADVAIAVANGDMSRKITVDVRGEILQLKETLNTMVDQLRAFASEVTRVAREVGTDGKLGGQAFVPGVGGTWKDLTDSVNQMTGNLTLQVRNIAEVTKAVASGDLSKKVTIDVKGEILDLKNTINTMVDQLNSFAFEVTRVAREVGTEGKLGGQAEVQGVAGTWEDLTDSVNMMASNLTNQVRGIAKVVTAVATGNLKQKLSIVSRGEVAQLTDTINEMIDTLAVFADQVTTVAREVGVEGRLGGQASVPGASGTWKDLTENVNQLAENLTTQVRAISEVASAVTKGDLTRMIRVDARGEVEELKDTINQMIANLKATTLLNQEQDWLKSNLAKFTQMLQGQKDLNTVTRRILSELAQVADAQLGMFYILEQDENEQNQKLKLFSAYAYNEEQNIKREFALGQGLVGQCAVEKERILLTNVPSNYLKVGSGLGQALPVSVVVLPVLFENQIKAVIELASFGEFSETHLDFLSQLTESIGIVLNTIEANTRTEELLAQSQSLTDELRITNEELQDKAHLLAKQKQEVEAKNNEVEEARKSLEEKAEQLQLTSKYKSEFLANMSHELRTPLNSLLILAQQLYENREGNLSEKQVRYAKTIHSCGDDLIQLINDILDLSKIESGYISTDFINVRFNEITAFVETTFKHISENKNLRFLIDVDNKLPETLETDVQRLNQILKNLLSNAFKFTEKGGVQLRIYEARKNWKQSSPNLDKAKKVVAFEIKDTGIGISKDKQNIIFEAFQQAEGSTSRKYGGTGLGLSISRGLADLLGGSIELESEAGQGSTFTLYLPIDYNPNMVKKEKASSLTLSQYTLGEISGSDASIQSVPTVKVASETKELDVLNEIINEIGDDRNNIMPTDKVLLVVEDDVRFAKIMIEKAHESGLKAVVATGFGDVFELTNKYSPIAVTLDVKLPDASGWRILDLFKNDINFRHIPVHLISGEENRLLSMQRGARSFQLKPLKNEALDVLFSDIVRYKDHKPKNLLIVEDNELDSSQIAKIMENGGEIDIKIASSGKEALDLISVNEYDCIIVDFMLPDIGGLEFVTEINKVKKLQMTPVLIYSAKDFTPKERTQLKQYANRILLKDVNSLELLLEEVVLHLHINHKDLKPEKQMIIDNLRSREDVLTGKNILVVDDDVRNLFALTTAFERYDINTITAESGQEAINILAEDNRIDMVLMDIMMPEMDGYETTQKIRREHKNSSLPIIAVTAKAMKGDREKCIEAGASDYITKPVKIDQLLSLMRVWLYK, encoded by the coding sequence ATGAGTGCCAAAAAGAAAGAAACCAATGGAGCGCTGGATGCGCCCGTGCCTACCGTATTCGACGGATTGGAAGTTCCCGCTGAGCCGTCAACCATCTTGAAAAAAACAAACGGCAAAACAAAAAAAAGACCCGTTATAGAAAGCATCGAGGATGAACTTGACGGCAAGGCATTGCTAAGGGTTTTATCGGAAGTGCGCAACGGTAATTTTTCGGTTCGCATGCCCAACGACCGTTTGGGTGTAAACGGAAAAATTTGCGATACGTTGAACGACATTATTTCGCTCAACGAAATATTGGTGCAGGAACTGGCCGAAGCCCGCAACATCATTGGCAAACAGGGCAAGCTCAATCATCGCGTGGAAATGCCGCGTATGGCCCGCGGTTCGTGGAGCAATGCGGCTGAATCTATTAATAGTCTTATTTCCGACCTTGTACATCCTACCATTGAAATTGCCCACGTAATTTCTTCGGTAGCCAAGGGAAATCTTTCGCAGGAAATGCCTTTGCAAATTGGAGATCACCGTTTGCAAGGCGAATTCTCCCGCATTGCTACGGAAGTAAACGACATGGTGAAGCAGTTGAATCTTTTCTCCATGGAAGTAACCCGTGTGGCCCGCGAGGTGGGCAGCGATGGTAAGTTGGGCGGACAAGCAAAAGTAAAAGGTGTTGCCGGTGTGTGGAAAGATTTGACAGACTCGGTGAACCTCATGGCCGGTAACCTGACAGCCCAGGTAAGAAATATTGCTGAAGTAACAACGGCCGTTGCGAAAGGTGACTTGAGTAAAAAAATTACTGTAGATGTAGAAGGAGAAATACTCGAATTGAAAAACACCATCAACACGATGGTGGACCAGTTGAACTCGTTTTCTTCCGAAGTGACCCGTGTGGCTCGTGAGGTAGGTTCGGAAGGTAAACTGGGTGGGCAGGCGGAAGTGCCGGGTGTATCGGGTACCTGGAAAGATCTTACGGACTCGGTAAACCAAATGGCTTCAAACCTGACAGGCCAGGTGCGGAACATCGCCGAAGTAACAACAGCCGTAGCTCGCGGCGATTTGTCGAGAAAAATTACTGTAGACGTAAAAGGAGAAATTCTTGAATTGAAGAATACGATCAACACGATGGTGGACCAGTTGAACTCTTTCTCCGCCGAGGTAAGCCGTGTGGCAAGAGAAGTAGGCAGTGAAGGAAAACTGGGTGGGCAGGCAACGGTAAAAGGCGTTGGTGGGGTTTGGAAAGACTTGACCGATAACGTAAACCTTTTGGCCGGTAACCTTACCGTTCAATTGCGCGACGTGTCGAAAGTGGCAACCGCCATTGCGAATGGTGACTTGACACAAAAAATTACAGTTGATGTAAAAGGAGAGATTCTCCAGATTAAGGACGTAATCAACCGGATGGTGGACCAGTTGAACTCATTTGCTTCCGAGGTGACCCGTGTGGCGCTTGAAGTAGGCACGGAAGGAAAACTCGGTGGACAAGCCAAGGTGCAGGGAGTAGGAGGTACGTGGAAAGATTTGACGGACTCCGTAAACAACATGGCCGGTAACCTGACAGCCCAGGTAAGAAATATTGCTGAAGTAACTACGGCTGTGGCCAACGGTGACCTTTCCAAAAAGATTACGGTGGACGTTGCCGGCGAAATCCTTGAACTGAAGAAGACCATCAACACGATGGTGGATCAGCTTAACTCATTTGCATCGGAAGTGACCCGCGTGGCGCTGGAGGTCGGTACCGAAGGTAAACTCGGTGGCCAGGCGAAAGTGCAAGGTGTGGGCGGTACGTGGAAAGATTTGACGGAATCGGTGAACCAGATGGGTTCAAACCTGACGGCGCAAGTACGGAACATCGCGGAAGTAACAACGGCAGTAGCCCGCGGCGATCTTTCTCGCAAGATCACGGTGGACGTGCGTGGTGAAATTTTGGAACTTAAAAACACCATCAACACGATGGTGGATCAATTGAACTCCTTCGGTTCCGAGGTGACCCGCGTTGCTCGTGAAGTGGGCTCGGAAGGACGGTTGGGCGGTCAGGCCGATGTGCCGGGTGTAGAAGGACTTTGGAAAGATTTGACGGACTCGGTAAATAAAATGGCATCGAACCTTACCTCGCAAGTAAGAAACATTGCCGAAGTAACGACGGCCGTTGCCAACGGTGACTTGTCGCGCAAAATTGAAGTGGACGTAAAAGGAGAAATTCTTGAATTGAAGAATACCATCAACACGATGGTGGATCAACTTCGTGCCTTCGCATCAGAAGTAACAAGGGTGGCCCGCGAAGTAGGTACGGAAGGTAAGTTGGGTGGCCAAGCAAACGTGCCCGGAGTAGCCGGTACATGGAAAGACTTAACAGACTCTGTGAACCAAATGGCCGGCAACTTAACGGCGCAAGTGCGGAACATCGCTGATGTGGCCATCGCCGTTGCCAACGGTGATATGAGTAGAAAGATTACGGTGGACGTTCGCGGCGAAATTTTACAGTTGAAGGAAACGCTGAACACGATGGTGGACCAGTTGCGTGCTTTCGCGTCGGAAGTTACTCGTGTGGCTCGTGAAGTGGGAACTGACGGTAAACTTGGCGGACAAGCCTTTGTACCTGGTGTTGGTGGTACTTGGAAAGACTTGACGGACTCTGTAAACCAGATGACGGGTAACCTTACGCTTCAAGTGCGAAACATTGCGGAAGTAACCAAGGCAGTGGCATCGGGTGACCTTTCGAAGAAAGTAACCATTGACGTTAAGGGTGAAATTCTTGACTTGAAAAATACCATCAACACAATGGTGGACCAGTTGAACTCCTTTGCGTTTGAGGTAACGAGGGTAGCACGTGAGGTGGGAACGGAAGGTAAATTGGGTGGACAAGCCGAAGTGCAAGGCGTGGCCGGTACATGGGAAGATTTGACCGACTCAGTGAACATGATGGCCTCAAACTTAACCAACCAGGTACGCGGTATCGCGAAGGTTGTAACAGCCGTTGCAACGGGTAACCTCAAACAAAAACTTTCGATTGTTTCTCGCGGTGAGGTGGCGCAATTAACCGACACCATCAACGAGATGATTGATACGCTGGCCGTATTTGCCGACCAGGTGACTACCGTGGCCCGTGAAGTGGGTGTGGAAGGAAGACTTGGCGGACAAGCATCGGTGCCAGGTGCATCGGGTACGTGGAAAGACTTGACCGAGAACGTAAACCAGCTCGCGGAAAACTTAACGACTCAGGTGCGTGCCATCTCGGAAGTAGCAAGCGCTGTAACCAAAGGTGACTTGACGCGAATGATTCGCGTAGATGCTCGCGGTGAGGTAGAAGAATTGAAAGATACCATCAACCAGATGATTGCGAACCTGAAGGCAACAACCTTGTTGAACCAGGAGCAAGACTGGTTGAAATCGAACCTTGCCAAGTTCACGCAGATGTTGCAAGGACAAAAAGATTTGAACACGGTAACGCGGCGCATTCTTTCAGAGCTTGCACAAGTGGCCGATGCGCAGTTGGGCATGTTCTACATCTTGGAACAAGACGAAAACGAACAGAATCAAAAGTTGAAACTGTTTTCGGCTTACGCATACAACGAAGAGCAAAACATTAAGCGTGAGTTTGCGCTTGGACAAGGATTGGTTGGACAGTGTGCCGTCGAAAAAGAAAGAATCCTGCTCACAAACGTTCCAAGCAATTATTTAAAAGTTGGTTCGGGTTTAGGACAGGCATTGCCGGTAAGCGTCGTCGTTCTCCCGGTGTTGTTTGAAAATCAAATCAAAGCCGTTATCGAACTGGCATCGTTCGGTGAGTTCAGCGAAACACATCTTGACTTCTTAAGCCAGTTAACGGAATCAATCGGTATCGTATTGAACACCATTGAAGCAAATACAAGAACGGAAGAATTGTTGGCGCAATCACAATCGCTGACGGACGAGTTGCGCATCACCAACGAAGAACTGCAGGACAAAGCCCACCTTCTTGCCAAGCAAAAACAAGAAGTGGAAGCGAAGAATAATGAGGTTGAAGAAGCACGCAAATCGTTGGAAGAAAAAGCCGAGCAATTGCAGTTGACGTCGAAATACAAATCCGAGTTCCTGGCGAACATGTCGCACGAATTGCGGACGCCGTTGAACTCTCTCCTGATTCTTGCACAGCAACTTTACGAAAACCGCGAAGGCAATCTTTCGGAAAAACAAGTGCGTTATGCCAAAACCATTCACAGTTGCGGCGACGACCTCATTCAACTGATCAACGACATTCTCGACTTGTCGAAGATTGAATCCGGTTACATCTCAACGGACTTTATCAACGTTCGTTTCAACGAGATCACGGCTTTTGTGGAAACAACCTTCAAGCACATTTCGGAAAACAAAAACCTCAGGTTCCTTATTGACGTTGACAACAAGTTGCCGGAAACGCTGGAAACCGATGTGCAGCGTTTGAACCAAATCCTGAAAAACCTTTTGTCGAACGCCTTTAAGTTTACCGAGAAAGGCGGCGTGCAATTGAGAATTTACGAAGCGAGGAAAAATTGGAAACAATCGAGCCCGAATTTGGACAAAGCAAAAAAGGTAGTTGCGTTTGAAATTAAAGACACCGGCATCGGCATATCCAAAGACAAACAAAACATCATCTTTGAAGCTTTCCAGCAAGCCGAAGGTTCTACCTCGCGCAAGTACGGTGGCACCGGCCTCGGTCTTTCCATCTCCCGCGGTTTAGCGGACTTGTTAGGTGGTTCTATTGAACTGGAAAGCGAGGCTGGACAAGGCAGTACCTTTACGCTTTATCTTCCCATTGACTACAACCCCAACATGGTGAAGAAAGAAAAGGCGAGCAGCCTGACCTTAAGCCAGTATACACTCGGCGAAATATCCGGCAGCGACGCCTCCATTCAATCCGTGCCAACCGTGAAAGTGGCTTCGGAAACAAAAGAGCTGGACGTGCTGAATGAAATCATCAACGAAATCGGCGACGACCGCAACAACATTATGCCAACAGACAAAGTGTTGCTTGTAGTAGAAGACGACGTTCGCTTTGCCAAAATCATGATTGAAAAAGCCCACGAATCAGGTTTGAAAGCCGTGGTGGCAACCGGCTTTGGCGACGTGTTTGAACTAACGAACAAATACAGTCCGATTGCCGTGACCTTAGATGTGAAATTGCCCGACGCCAGCGGCTGGCGCATTCTTGACCTGTTCAAGAACGACATCAATTTCCGCCACATTCCCGTGCACCTTATTTCCGGTGAAGAAAACCGTTTGCTCTCCATGCAGCGCGGCGCAAGAAGCTTCCAGTTAAAGCCGTTGAAGAACGAAGCACTTGACGTATTGTTTAGCGACATCGTTCGTTACAAAGACCACAAACCGAAGAATCTTTTAATTGTGGAAGACAACGAACTGGATTCTTCGCAAATCGCCAAGATCATGGAGAACGGTGGTGAGATTGACATCAAAATCGCATCGAGCGGAAAGGAAGCGCTTGATCTGATTTCAGTCAACGAATATGATTGCATCATTGTTGATTTCATGTTGCCAGACATTGGCGGACTGGAGTTTGTTACCGAGATCAACAAGGTGAAGAAATTGCAAATGACGCCGGTTCTTATTTACTCGGCAAAGGACTTTACGCCGAAAGAACGGACGCAGTTGAAGCAATACGCCAACCGCATTTTGCTGAAAGATGTGAACTCACTTGAACTCCTGCTGGAAGAGGTCGTGTTGCATTTGCATATCAATCACAAGGACCTGAAGCCCGAGAAGCAGATGATCATTGACAACCTGCGTTCACGCGAGGATGTGCTCACCGGCAAAAATATTTTGGTGGTGGACGATGATGTGCGAAACCTGTTTGCACTAACAACGGCTTTTGAACGTTATGACATCAATACCATCACGGCCGAAAGCGGACAGGAGGCCATCAACATATTGGCCGAAGACAACCGCATTGACATGGTATTGATGGACATTATGATGCCCGAAATGGACGGTTACGAAACAACCCAGAAGATCAGGCGCGAACACAAGAACAGCAGCCTGCCCATTATTGCCGTAACCGCGAAAGCCATGAAAGGCGACCGCGAAAAATGCATTGAGGCCGGCGCATCGGACTATATTACAAAGCCAGTAAAAATTGATCAGTTGTTGTCGCTAATGCGTGTGTGGCTGTACAAGTAA
- a CDS encoding response regulator, which produces MPPIFNHSASSQSRTIFLAEDDLDDQEFLKEALHAIDASVQLVSFSTGIKFMNGLSEMSDEKLPGLIVLDYNIPELNGAEILEQLAQQERFANIPKLVWSTSDSELYRQNCLTYGAKAYLVKPSSISGISAIAKEMLTYCL; this is translated from the coding sequence TTGCCACCTATTTTCAACCATAGCGCATCTTCGCAATCCCGTACCATTTTCCTTGCAGAAGATGATTTAGACGACCAGGAATTTTTGAAAGAAGCCCTGCACGCAATAGACGCCTCCGTTCAACTTGTTTCCTTTTCTACCGGAATAAAATTTATGAACGGCTTGTCCGAAATGAGCGATGAAAAATTACCGGGTCTTATTGTTCTGGACTACAACATCCCCGAACTGAACGGCGCCGAAATTCTTGAACAATTGGCCCAACAGGAACGCTTTGCCAACATCCCGAAGCTTGTGTGGAGCACATCCGACTCAGAACTTTACCGGCAAAATTGCTTGACGTATGGCGCAAAAGCTTATTTGGTTAAGCCCTCCAGCATCAGCGGCATTTCGGCCATTGCAAAAGAAATGCTGACCTATTGTTTGTAG